One window of Desulfosoma sp. genomic DNA carries:
- a CDS encoding TRAP transporter small permease subunit, translating into MEISIMANPFSTLVDGFVDRQGRLCALLILPLCGVVIYEVIMRYVLNAPTIWGFEMTTFLYGVHYMLGLAYTELHNGHVKVDIFTARIKKRPATILSIVTSLVIFIPVFTLLTYWTWIFAINSAKMMEKNPTSWAPSIWPIKILMAFSFTLLLLQGLSKLFHDLASLKDRS; encoded by the coding sequence GTGGAGATATCTATTATGGCCAATCCGTTCAGCACCCTTGTGGATGGTTTTGTCGACCGGCAAGGTCGCCTGTGCGCCCTCTTGATTCTTCCCCTGTGTGGGGTTGTCATCTATGAAGTCATCATGCGCTATGTTTTGAATGCTCCCACCATCTGGGGCTTTGAAATGACCACCTTCCTTTACGGAGTCCATTACATGCTGGGGCTAGCCTACACCGAGCTGCACAACGGTCACGTAAAGGTGGATATCTTCACCGCCCGCATCAAGAAGAGGCCCGCCACCATTCTTTCTATCGTCACGAGTCTCGTGATCTTTATCCCCGTCTTCACCCTGCTCACTTACTGGACGTGGATCTTCGCCATCAATTCCGCAAAAATGATGGAAAAGAACCCGACCAGTTGGGCTCCATCCATCTGGCCGATCAAGATTCTCATGGCCTTCAGCTTTACTCTTCTATTGCTTCAAGGCCTGTCCAAATTGTTCCACGATTTGGCATCTCTTAAAGATCGTTCCTAA